AACGGCTGCTCTGGCCCGGTCTAAAATAAGGTCTTCGATACCGATTACATAGACATGAAAACCTTCTTCTATGGTTACCTGTATAATTCGATCCATAGAACCGGCTAGTATATCATCTGGGATCTCAATGGGTAGACCTAGTTCTTCGTGGTACCAGTGTCGGAAACCTTGTCCTTTTGCAAAACTAAGCTCCTCAAAAATTTCCCTTGCTAACTCACGTCCGCTTAATACAATATCTACGTCAACTGTAGTATATTGACCTAATGTGTAGATCTCCACAGCATGACCGCCAACTATAATCGGTTTTATTCCTACTTTTTCAAGGAGGTATGTGAGATAACTTATAGCTTTGATATTTTTATGAAATGTCTCTAGGGGTAGTTCCTGTAAAGTACTAATTTTATTTTTGATAAGCTGTATGTCAGTCTTAGAGATATAGTCTCCAATTCCGGCCATTTTTCACTAAAATCCTTTCATTTTTTAAACGTTGTATATGCTTTCTTAATGACTTTACTAATAATATAGTTTCTTCCGGATTTCTTAAACCTCTTTTTGCACGATCTTCTTTTGATACACTGGTAATAGTGGTTAGTTGTAACTTTCTAGTTTTTTTTCTTGTCTTATCATTGACCAGCTGATCAAAGGTAAAACGCTTCATAATCATCACCTTACCATACATTATAGCATCACAAGGTATAAACAACCAATTTACATAGTAAATATTTCTATTAAACATAGCTAAGGAAGTAAGTTTTTATCTTTGTAAGTTCCGATACAAGGATTTTGTTCTCATCATCAGTGATAATTCCTAGAATTGTTTCATTTACTATATCATATTTTTTCGCCCTACAGATAGAGTATTCTGAAGCAAAGAAAATAAGATAATCTTGGCTTATCCACCAATCCAATATCTTATTTTAAAAAGACCTTGATAATTCGATTTCTTTCAGAAGTTTCATACCTTTTTAGTTTCTTTCGATACCTTGTTAAATCCGGAATAAAATCTTGCCCATTTTCATAATAGATTGTGCTGCATAGCGGCATGAAGGTTTTAGGAGGAATTGGAAGTCAATGAGGGCTTCTGGTTCCTCCCCGGGAGATATTTATTTAGGATGAATTCATCCTAAATAGTATATAATAGACCTAAGATATAATAAGGCAGGTGTTTCTTATGGATATTAGCACGGATTGTATTGTAAGCATATCAGATGCCAATCAAAATTTTTCTAAGGTTGCTCGCCTAGTTGATGAAAAGAAAAAAGTAATTGTGATGAAAAATAATAAACCCCGTTATCTAATTATTGATTTTGATGACTACGAGGCCCAGGTATTAGAGGAACAGAGGCTTAATAAGATCGCGAATGATATTTTAGAAAAGAACTTTAATGCGTTTAAGAGGTTAGCTGAATGAAATGGTTGCCAATTGATTATATTCTAAAATTGCATGAAAAAATGATCCTAAAAACGGGTGGATCCCCAGGCGTACGAGATATTAACTTGCTCCTATCGGCCGTTTTTAATGCCCATGCTTCCTTTGGTGGACAGGATCTTTACCCTAACATAGAAAGTAAAGTCGCTGCTGTTTGCCATGGGATTATTAATAATCACCCATTCGTAGATGGAAATAAGAGAATGGGGATTTACTTAATGCTGATCTTGTTAGAGTATAACGATTATCACATATCGTACTACGAAGATGAGCTGGTAGACCTGGGCCTTGCCATTGCAGAGAGTATTTTGTCCAAGGAGTACATCGCTCGATGGATTAAAGAACATAACACTACAAAAATGGGATAACAAAATCCTAACTACGTCCTGTGCAGCAACGCTTAATATGGCCTTGTTCTTGGAATGGATTTTAGTAGAAGACCTCCTACCTCTACCAAATCCATTAGAGGTTCCTGGTTCTACTTTAGTTCGTTAAGTTATTAACGTAAGTGGGGACTGTCCCCTTTTGGGAGGAATTGGAAGTCCCGGAAGGGCTTCCGGTTCCTCCCTCGAGCACTTCAAGCGCTTCTTCCTCAGTCATATCAGGAAGAATGGTATCCATTCTTTTAGCGATCATAGACTTGCCACAGCCTGGGGATCCGCTCATCAGTATGTTATGCCCTCCGGCCGCAGCAACAACGATATGCTGGATCAACACATCTTGCCCCTGTACATCCTGAAAATCAATCACTCTTTTTTTTACCTGGGTTTGGTCACTTATTTTCAAGGCCGGCACCTCATAAGCTTTTCTGCCTTCGAGATACTCAACCACTGACTTTAGATCATTAAAACCCAATACTTCAATACCTTGCACGAGGGATGCTTCCCTTATATTTTCCTCAGGAACAATTAGTTTCGTTATACCTGCATCCCTGGCCGCAATAGCCATCGGCAATACTCCACCACAGGGACGCAAAAAAGCATTAAAAGACAATTCTCCAATAAAGCCATAGCCAGTTAACATCTCCCTGCCAACCATCGCCTGGTTGGTACCAACCAAAAGTCCAATCGCCATGCTAAGATCAAAATGAGAGCCACTTTTTTTAATATCCCCGGGGGCTAGATTAATAGCTATTTTCATTTTAGGAAATTCATAACCAGCATAATTAATAGCTGCTTCCAAGCGCTGACGGGATTCCTTAATAGCCGTATCACCAAGCCCTACAATGGTTATGGAGGGGTGCCCATACATGGTTACCGTTTCTACCTCTACCTGATAACCGTCAATTCCGGCAATGGCAAAGGAGTTAATTACTGTCGCCATCTACTTCATCCCCTTTAGGCGTGAAATTAATAAACTTTAAAGGCTGTTCTACAAATTGCCGATAATTTTTGACCCGTGGGGGAGAAAAACAACCCAATATTTTTTCGGTGGTGGTAAGTTGATCCTGATGGTCGCCCATATATACGTTATAACTACTCCACTTGTATAAATCAGGGCGGGGTTCAATATTTGCCCTTACGGGGTTTAGACGATGATTCCCCCGACACATGATATGATAAACGGCACCCGGATACCAAATACGGTTCTTACGTGGCACAATTACCACCACCTAATTCATTAATTGTTTAATAATTCTTTTAATAACAGCAATTTTCCTTTATTTTACATGGATTATTTAGATATATAACAAAAATGACCGTTGCAGCGCTACATGATCATTCTTCTAGGGAACCCTTTGGATGGCGAATATCCCTATCAAAAATGAGAAATTATCTTTGATAGCAAAACATTCCTTTTATATATAGGACATCCTCAACTTGATCCAGTATGCGGATGAGAAGAGGATGTTGCAAC
This genomic interval from Desulforamulus reducens MI-1 contains the following:
- a CDS encoding magnesium chelatase domain-containing protein, yielding MATVINSFAIAGIDGYQVEVETVTMYGHPSITIVGLGDTAIKESRQRLEAAINYAGYEFPKMKIAINLAPGDIKKSGSHFDLSMAIGLLVGTNQAMVGREMLTGYGFIGELSFNAFLRPCGGVLPMAIAARDAGITKLIVPEENIREASLVQGIEVLGFNDLKSVVEYLEGRKAYEVPALKISDQTQVKKRVIDFQDVQGQDVLIQHIVVAAAGGHNILMSGSPGCGKSMIAKRMDTILPDMTEEEALEVLEGGTGSPSGTSNSSQKGTVPTYVNNLTN
- a CDS encoding type II toxin-antitoxin system Phd/YefM family antitoxin, translated to MDISTDCIVSISDANQNFSKVARLVDEKKKVIVMKNNKPRYLIIDFDDYEAQVLEEQRLNKIANDILEKNFNAFKRLAE
- a CDS encoding type II toxin-antitoxin system death-on-curing family toxin gives rise to the protein MKWLPIDYILKLHEKMILKTGGSPGVRDINLLLSAVFNAHASFGGQDLYPNIESKVAAVCHGIINNHPFVDGNKRMGIYLMLILLEYNDYHISYYEDELVDLGLAIAESILSKEYIARWIKEHNTTKMG